The window TGCACTCGAGCTCTCGAACAGCGACTACGCCGAATCGATGTGGCGCGGTTGGTCCTCGATGAAATTCCTGCGCTGGTGGAAGCGCATGTCCTGAGTAAGATTTGCTCGttcctcggtggtgatgggaATACCAACCGCTAATCATATCAACCCTCAGCCTACCGACTAGCCAAGCAGCAATCCCATCTTTCGGGACTGCCAACTTCACACCATACACTTTATCATGAGTTAAACCCTCACCCGGGCTTCTCGCCTGTCCCGGATCCCTCGGATCCACAGACCATCATCTCGCAGCGCGAGAATGAGGCCATCTACCGTCGTCTGCTAGCCAACGGCACTCTTGCCGTTCTTTTGCCGACTGAAGATCTTGAGAATAGCAGCTTGCGGGTGCTCGTAGGCGACGTCCTTGCTGATCGCATCCTGGGAGAGGAAGTCAGTGGCAGAATGTCGGAAGGCTGGTTCTTTTGGCAAACCATTACCAAGCTCGCTGTGGCACTGAAACGTAAGGCCACCAGGGAGACTGCGGCAGATACCAGCACTCCCAGTCGCCTAGAACAATTCGGGTTGCTTTCAACCGGAGACGAGTCGTCTAACGGCCAAAAAAGGGCCcagtccgccgccgccactTGGATATGGGCCATTCTCCAAGGTATCTACGTTGGATATGTTGTCTTACGGTTTATCGTGACTGGTCTCTTCCGCGTCGCATCGAGCCCGTCACTAGGTCATTCGCATACCAGTGTTTCATTTGGCGCTGCTCCGGAAATTCGGAAGGAAAAGGCGTCGTCAGATGGCGCCATAGGTAAACGCCCGGTGTTGGACTATCGAGTGTATTCCATGGTTTCGCAGGTGCTGGGCGTCCCCCAAAGAATGCCCTGGATGAGTGGGCTGCTCTCCCTCTCGCAACACATGATACTAGCGGGACCGGGCACGCTGGGTGCCACCGACGGGGTTCTTGATAGGTGAGTCTTGACGTTTCTTTTATCCCTCGGAGCTTTTACCCATTCCACCACCCCCCGTATCCTCGAGGTCTCGGACCTGCCCTCACCCTCTCGACTGTGGAGCAACGGTTGGATCTCCGAACTCGATCGACGACTGTATCATGGTTGCACGAAGGAGGCGTCTCGCTCGCATGCAGCAGCGATCACTTGATCCGCAAACCGTGTTTATGTATTACGGGTATCCATACCGTCATGACGCAAAACACACCCTGGTCCGTTTCGATGCGAGGATTCTCAATTACCCACCGGGattctctttgtcttcctgaGGAGGATGATTGTGCCGGGGCCCGGCCCTTTCCGTGCCGCTTCATTGCCCACTTTTTCGGCTGATCTCACACCCTGAGGGATTTGTGACCTGGGTAGCCAAGGATCTAAACGTTTGATTTGCATGCACTGTCCCGCCCGGCGCGAAACAAAGATTCGTCCTCCCAGGCGAGGGCTCGTCAATGGGCGACGATCAAACCCACCAAGGCAGAATGCGCATGGACCCGAAATCGCATGATTGTCGATCGCCCTCGCATGTACGATAGAACGGACCATGCTTTTTTGAGAATTTGCATGCTGACCAGTCCTTGGCGTGCCGTCCAATCATCGAAATTCCTCGCAAAGAGATTTTTCGGTCGTGGATGGACGGCCGAGGTTCATGCATCAAGGCCCTTGTCCAGGCACGTTACTTGAATGATGCCTGCCAAAGAGGGGGTATCGCCTCACTTTGTGCTAGTCGCCTGAAGGTTGCTTTTCTTGAAGGATGGACATCCCGGTGCCCAATGACGGCCTGGCCCAAGCTCCTCGCTTTTTTTCACGCCTAACCTCGATCTTACTCCGCCCTTCACCCCCACTTCGCGAGGGCCCGCTCGCTCGATTAGACAAGCTTGAGTTTGTCTAGCGTTAAATAGTCTCGAAAAGGAAGTAGCCATCAAACGTTCCGCTTCTCCACAGTCGAAGAGGGGGATTTTTTTTCATTCGTCATTCTTTACGATCTGCAAACCAACAGCTTTCCTCCAATGTCACGCCTTGAGATCTGGCTAACTCCTACAGATTCCTCCGGGAAACCATTGAGAAGTACGTGCTGACCCCCACTTTGTTGCCCAACCTCCTTCGTGCGACCAGGAGCGCTCTTTTTCCGGCCAATGCCCGTCCCTCGTCGCCGATAACACCGGTGAATCCACGAGCCCCGGCTCCCGCTCCACAGCTGTTTGTGCAACCTGCGGTATCCACCCAAAGATCCCTCGCGAACCCTTCTGTTGCGGCGGCAATCAAGAAACCTCCTGCTGCTAGCAGTACCACTGGTAAAAGCAATGTCAGTAATAGTCGAAGCCTCAGTGGCGCCGACAGTCTTGCCGGTGTCTCCTCTCCCTCGACAAAAGCAGACGTGACCGCCACACACCCAACGCCATCAAACACCGTACTCGGTGCAGACAGGACAAGTGCTCGACCATCTGACCCAGAGATCACAGCGATTAAGCGGCAATGTGCAACCAGTTTGCTTTCGGTGATCCCGCGCCGCGTCGCACGAACCTTCTTTAGCGTTTCGTCTCCAGCGGTTCCGAGGCCGGTGACTGGTGACGGTGATGGTACCTGCAGCTCGACCAGCAGGAGTGCGTTCTCCCTCACCACCAACTCCCGGGCTCCACCCTCTTGTATCGAGGACGAGACCGGTGACCATCGACCGCGGTCGTCGTCTGCTCAGGCGAATGGAGCTGGCgtggcttcttcgccgccgtCAACTTCGCCATCTGCTCTCTCCGCAGTGACGAATGATCATGCCTCTACTGGAAGGTTACACATGGACCAGCCTGGTGTAACTGTTGATTTGGAGGAGTTGAATCTTCTTGAGACCATAGAGCAAGACCTGCTTGATCTCTTTGAAGATGAGTATTGCAATAAGCACCTTGTATATTCCATCGTTGAGACCGTTCTGGCTAGACTGCTCCCTGAGTTATCGGAGCGCAGCATCGCAGATTTGATGGAAGACCGAGGCGTGGCCCCCATGTCAGCTGGCTGAATGCAAGGCATAGTTCTTAACGAGTGATAGACATAATGTAATGAGGGAGACGCCTTTCTGGACATAACTATCGAGTCTTACATAGTACGTAatgggagagagaagatAAAGATAAACTATTCAGTTCGTGAGTACGCAAGATTCCAGCAAAATTACCAATGTTCTTTGCGCGTGAGCGGCCGAGTTTAGATAAAATAAAGGAGGTAAGAGCACAGGGACAGAGGATAGGAGATAtaaagagaggaagaggtggaatGAATGCAGTACACTGCCCAGCAGGAGCCAAGAGCCagtcaaaaagaaaagggaaatgAGAGAACGGTGAAGGTAAAGGTTGCTCAGCAACAGAACCATTCGAACCGAAGCATCGAAGCACGGGGGAAagaatcaaaatcaaaactCCGCGTAGATCAATTCTCCAAAGGATCAAGTTCCAGTGATCAAAAAAACTCCAAGGGTAATTCACCCTTTCTCCCGTATCCCCATCTCCACGTGTGTCCCATAAAGAAAAAGAGCTGGACTCAGAGCAAGACCGGACCTGTCGGTCTATCTATATGCAGCGCGTCCACGAAACCTGCGCGCGGAGATGCCTGCGCGATACATATGCAACCGAGTCCAGATTGAACAATGGAGGCACGGAGAGGGGGTGTGAGTGAGAATGAGAAATGAAATGAAACGACCAGGAAGCGAAGTGGTCCAGCGCCAACCCAGTTTCAAAAAGCCCATTCAAGGAAAGAGTTGATATCGAGGTTGCCCTCTGACAGTGTATAAAAATTCCAGATTTTGGCTGTCCGGTCCCAGTACCGCCGACTCTCTCCTGAGCCGGcgggaggaaaagagaaagagaagaatataAAACAGAATTCGGGGTGAGGGATATCAAATGAGCCACCCGAACATAGGAAAATGGAGGAATGTGGGAGAAATAGAGCATAACTGTAGCAAAGGGGAAAATCACAGTAAACTGAATGCAAGATGGGGGGGGTGAGGTGCTGTCGCTGTGTAGGGGGAGGGCATGTCAAGGGAAAGGCATAGAGGGACATAATGCAAAAGATAGGTAGATGTGGAGGAATTTAGCCCAGATTGTGAATGCTCCTCTTCTTGCTCATGTGAGGCACATCATGCTCATCGATCCTCGGCAGACCACCAAGAACGGTATTCTGCTGGTTCTTCGCAAGCTCAAGGCGCTCCATCAGCTTGCCGATGGTGAAATACTCCTGAGCCTGGAGCCCAGCaggttgctgctggaagTAATTCATTACCAGCTCCAGAGCACGACGCGCCTCGTCCTGCGTTGGAGAACCTGGCGAGAGGATGGGAGAAACGGTGTTTGACTTGGAGAATGATGGCGGAGGCGGTTGCATGGCCTTGGTCTTGATTTCGGGGTTGCTGCGGTTGCGCTTGATCACGTTGGGCTGGTTGCTGCCGGCATCATGACGGTCGTCCATTTCCAAGGGAGACTCGACCGTAGTAGCCGAGTTGGATCGGTGGAAGCTTGGCTTTGTGAATTGGGCGTCAATTGACTCGTCGTGGGATAGCAAGCTGGGGTCGATGGGGGCAAGCGGGAATGTTTGGCTGCGAGGTCGGTTGGTGTTACTCCCAGGCATGCCTGTAGGGAGCCGAGATTGGCTTGTCGGGGTGAACGGGCTATCTGAGACGAGGGTCGAGGCTGGGCTCGTCATTCCCGTGGAAGAGGTGGTATCCAGCGAGGTGGTACTCTTGGAGTGATGGCGTTCATACCCGCCGGCTAGATCAGGTACACTATCAGCCCGTTCCTTCTTACCCTCTAGGCTGAGCGTCGGAGACAAGGGCGGACACGCAGGGAAGCCactgggagaagaaggggaaagcCCTCTAGGGCTGTGGCCAGTAGATTCACCAGCCGAGTCGGTGTTGATGCGCGTCGGACTGTTCGATC of the Penicillium psychrofluorescens genome assembly, chromosome: 1 genome contains:
- a CDS encoding uncharacterized protein (ID:PFLUO_001513-T1.cds;~source:funannotate), translated to METETHHAPDSEFGHSPWVDLGAFTSPHNSPPIPEYSGFDYGPSPLMAVDSVSYGMSIPPPYASMPLAMPSHSWPSMLANQSPFHESGMPPAPVPTSVSPSAPMPPIRRTSTGGSTPRRTLTDEDRRLMCLYHEENKTAKQTDIGALFGVERSTVSKVLRQKEKYLNRDDGSRSPIKRAKGRVPDIEKALTNWARNYQRQGFPLSDEMIKEKALFFASTCGCPESKDKVLTSAWLEKFKIKNNLAGAKKRKGSIDVRSGSNSPTRINTDSAGESTGHSPRGLSPSSPSGFPACPPLSPTLSLEGKKERADSVPDLAGGYERHHSKSTTSLDTTSSTGMTSPASTLVSDSPFTPTSQSRLPTGMPGSNTNRPRSQTFPLAPIDPSLLSHDESIDAQFTKPSFHRSNSATTVESPLEMDDRHDAGSNQPNVIKRNRSNPEIKTKAMQPPPPSFSKSNTVSPILSPGSPTQDEARRALELVMNYFQQQPAGLQAQEYFTIGKLMERLELAKNQQNTVLGGLPRIDEHDVPHMSKKRSIHNLG
- a CDS encoding uncharacterized protein (ID:PFLUO_001512-T1.cds;~source:funannotate); protein product: MTDSRPPGLHPLSHLKAGATTSSSRSTAVPASATPQPPSRPASRVHAQRVSGREDAVDYTSDKTTLALIRRVLCPQTGIYGASSVQPPEELLPPLTSSNEVDRQLYAFIAIIIRDFVYSWYSKITPDQALVNEVLQVIAHCTRALEQRLRRIDVARLVLDEIPALVEAHVLTYRLAKQQSHLSGLPTSHHTLYHELNPHPGFSPVPDPSDPQTIISQRENEAIYRRLLANGTLAVLLPTEDLENSSLRVLVGDVLADRILGEEVSGRMSEGWFFWQTITKLAVALKRKATRETAADTSTPSRLEQFGLLSTGDESSNGQKRAQSAAATWIWAILQGIYVGYVVLRFIVTGLFRVASSPSLGHSHTSVSFGAAPEIRKEKASSDGAIGKRPVLDYRVYSMVSQVLGVPQRMPWMSGLLSLSQHMILAGPGTLGATDGVLDRFLRETIEKYVLTPTLLPNLLRATRSALFPANARPSSPITPVNPRAPAPAPQLFVQPAVSTQRSLANPSVAAAIKKPPAASSTTGKSNVSNSRSLSGADSLAGVSSPSTKADVTATHPTPSNTVLGADRTSARPSDPEITAIKRQCATSLLSVIPRRVARTFFSVSSPAVPRPVTGDGDGTCSSTSRSAFSLTTNSRAPPSCIEDETGDHRPRSSSAQANGAGVASSPPSTSPSALSAVTNDHASTGRLHMDQPGVTVDLEELNLLETIEQDLLDLFEDEYCNKHLVYSIVETVLARLLPELSERSIADLMEDRGVAPMSAG